GACACCTGCGCCATTCGGGCTACATCTCGGATCGTTGATTTTATCATATTAAACATCCTCTTCTGAAAACCTTTTCAAGGCGATTATAGCAAGGTAGTTAGTCATTAGCAATATATTTTTAAAGCGCTTTCATAAAAAGTTTTAAGGCAGGTCACCCACGGATGAAGTCATGGGACGGCCTGCTTTTTTTTCTCAGAGATGACACTGTTACGAGCCCTCGGATGAAAAAAAGCTGCCGAGTTGCCTCGACAGCTTGTTCATACACATATTCTTATCCCTGCTCTCCCGCCAGAGAGCTGGAATCTGATTGTCTGGAGATCATAAACAGTGCGAACCAGATCAGCAGGAAGCCCGTAATTTGAGCGTAAGTTATAACCTCGCGGAACACGATCCAGTTAATCAGCACCCCTACCATTGGGAAGCTCAGCTCCCCAAGCGTCGCTACCGACGCTTTCGTTGTCGTAAGTCCTTTGTAATACACTAGCAGACTAAGCAATCCCGGCAGCAGTGCTTGACCGATCAGATTAAGCATAACCGCGGCAAAATCCGTTGTTCCGGCAGCCGGCAAATTCCATGCTGCTCCTTCACTCCATGTAATGACGCTGAGCAGTGGAAGAGCCAGAACAAACCGCAGAGACGTGACCGTCTCATATTTCATCTGACCGACCATCAAACGTCCCATCACTGTCGATCCGCCCCACAGTGCAGCAGCACCTAGTGAGAGCAGACTTCCGACCTGTATAAACTCGCTCCAATGGCCAATCGGAAGCGTGAATCCGAAGGTGAGTAAATACGTACCGCCAAGTGCCAAGATAAAGAGAACTGAAAAATGACGTGGAAGCTTTTCCTTAAGTAGCAGACTGGCCAAAATAATGGCAAATAACGGTTGTAGCTTCTGCAGTAATAGCACGGCGTTCAGGTTCCCGCTCGTCAGTCCCATCGTGAACAGGATGGTGGCTATACCCGAGCCGCCCCATGATATGAAGAGCAGCGCACCAACATGCCGCCAACCGAGACTCTTGAACTCGTGACGATTTTTCCAGATAACCGGTATCGCAATAAGAGATATAATAACATGTTCAAGCAGTACGATCTGAGAGGAAGTCATATTCTTCAGAAGAATGATCCGGAACAGGGGATCTACACCCCACAGAGCCGCTCCCAATACAACCAGCCAAAATCCACCTTTAAAGCTGCTTTTCCCTTTCGCCGTTGAGGTCGGCTGCACCTTAACACTTGAGCTTACATTTTCCATCTTGCTGTCTCCTGTCCTGAATACGGAGTCTTACCAGCAGAAAGCCCCCGTAATCGACTATGTCGAAAGATACGGGGGCTGACCAAATAAGCCTGCCGAAAGCTTAAAAAAGCCCGCGACAAACTCATGTTTGATCTTCTCCCATCCGGACTATACCGTCGGCCTTGGAATTACACCAAGTCAGTCGCCATCTCAATCTCGAAACAGCGAGTCGCGGGCTAAAGCACGTTCACAAGTAACGCACCATCACCGCCGGTTAGGAATTTCACCTTACCCCGAAGATCCATATTCATTTATTATATTTTGTAATGCATGATTAACTTGAACTTATGATACTAAAATTTAGGACAATTCGCTGATACAAAGATCACACTGAAATTATATCACGAATAGTTTCATGTAAATACATTTTTTTTTGCAGAAAATCATGATAATTTCATATCATAAGTTTGTTACTGAGAATTATACAGCAAATATCGATAAGTTACCACTATAAAAATTCTCTATTTATTTACAACACTATGGTCGATAGGTCCCTTTTAAATATTCGTACGTTCCCCGTATGGCCTGCTTAACGGTGCGTATTATCTAGCTGTCAGATACTCATGCTGAAGAATCCCCATCTGGACAATGTCGCCCCATGCACCGTCCCGGAAGATCGCTTGCCGGGAAGCCCCTTCATGCTTGAACCCTATTTTTTCATATAAGTGTATCGCTTTCTGATTAAAAGAGAACACCCTTAAAGAGACCCTGTGCAAATTCAGCTCCAAAAATGCATAATCCAGCAGCAATCGGAGCGCCTCGGTTCCATAGCCCTTGCCCCAGTAGTCTTTTTCGCCAATATCGATAATACACTCCGCATTGCGGTTTTTGTAATCCAACTGAATGAGAGAAATGATGCCAATCGGCCGATCGCTTTGCTTGTCCAGGATGATATAGCTTTTGGAAGTGTCAGATCCCAAAATCACATGGCTGACAAATTCGTGTGTATCTTCCTCAGTAAACAAATCTAGTGAAGGACTGGTCGTTGTCATGACCTCAAGGTCATTTCTCCATTGGTTGTACATCTGCACATCATTCGTTGTCATCTTGCGGAATTTAATTCTAGCAGATTCAAATAGCATTGCTTATTCTCCTTCCTAATATGTTCAATCTCCCTTATATCCGTCCCGGAACAACATGGACTTCAAAGAAAACACCAGCATTTCCATCTGTTCATCTACCTTTGTTATGTCATGACCCAGGCGAGCAGTATTAAGTACGATTCCATCCATACATGAAATAAGATAGCGAGCAATATGACCGATGGGCACACTTGGGTTGAATTCGCCTTGCGAAGCTCCTTTTTGAAAAAATGAGGTTAATACCTCAATTAGTCTCTGGTAACGCATGTTCATGTAACTCTCGTTTCCTGAATCCGTTCGATAATGTAACGACAAAAAGTACTCGGCATTAGCCAATGCAAGCGATGGCTCTCCAGCTTCCATCCCCTTCTGCTGCGTTAAGAGCCATCCCGTCAGCTGCTTCCAGTACGTCTGTGTGCCATCTTCGATTTGAAAAGACAGAGCATCTTCTTCATCCTCCAACCGAAGCAGCTCTACATAGACATGTTCAATATTGTCAAAATAGGCATACAGCGCCCCTCTGGACACTCCAGCTGCATCCATCACATCCTGCATCGTAGCGCGATGATACCCTTTGGCAGTAAACACTTGTTTTGCCGCCTTCAGCAAGTCCGTTTTTT
Above is a window of Paenibacillus uliginis N3/975 DNA encoding:
- a CDS encoding GNAT family N-acetyltransferase, with protein sequence MLFESARIKFRKMTTNDVQMYNQWRNDLEVMTTTSPSLDLFTEEDTHEFVSHVILGSDTSKSYIILDKQSDRPIGIISLIQLDYKNRNAECIIDIGEKDYWGKGYGTEALRLLLDYAFLELNLHRVSLRVFSFNQKAIHLYEKIGFKHEGASRQAIFRDGAWGDIVQMGILQHEYLTAR
- a CDS encoding DMT family transporter, coding for MENVSSSVKVQPTSTAKGKSSFKGGFWLVVLGAALWGVDPLFRIILLKNMTSSQIVLLEHVIISLIAIPVIWKNRHEFKSLGWRHVGALLFISWGGSGIATILFTMGLTSGNLNAVLLLQKLQPLFAIILASLLLKEKLPRHFSVLFILALGGTYLLTFGFTLPIGHWSEFIQVGSLLSLGAAALWGGSTVMGRLMVGQMKYETVTSLRFVLALPLLSVITWSEGAAWNLPAAGTTDFAAVMLNLIGQALLPGLLSLLVYYKGLTTTKASVATLGELSFPMVGVLINWIVFREVITYAQITGFLLIWFALFMISRQSDSSSLAGEQG
- a CDS encoding TetR family transcriptional regulator, producing the protein MSPRVSEQYKQQKKTDLLKAAKQVFTAKGYHRATMQDVMDAAGVSRGALYAYFDNIEHVYVELLRLEDEEDALSFQIEDGTQTYWKQLTGWLLTQQKGMEAGEPSLALANAEYFLSLHYRTDSGNESYMNMRYQRLIEVLTSFFQKGASQGEFNPSVPIGHIARYLISCMDGIVLNTARLGHDITKVDEQMEMLVFSLKSMLFRDGYKGD